In Vibrio sp. STUT-A11, a genomic segment contains:
- a CDS encoding cobalamin biosynthesis family protein has product MEETFQQLYANGALLVMWGALLFHLVLPIPHSAHPFTLWRKIAEQLTTKVNRHHSYSQSILAGSLSILIMILPCLVLLIALKPLVWKAPLYELALLLLALDWRSSERLTKQLVSAMSNEDKPLCRQRLKPYLNRDTNSLSLLGIGKAGAETIIMGYGRNVVCVLFWYAVAGGIGAFFYRLIAELARTWSPSRKQYSPFGKPAIQLLAALEIIPLRLFALFIASGKSLSAVISGINQQAQSWPLPGPAWLLCSVGNKLQLSLGGPAIYQGTRAERAKIGGRIAPSAIHLAQIQALLVWRIFAWIVIQSLLLGLIYQGL; this is encoded by the coding sequence ATGGAAGAAACTTTTCAGCAACTTTACGCCAATGGTGCGCTCCTTGTAATGTGGGGCGCACTGTTGTTTCATCTCGTTTTGCCTATCCCTCACTCCGCTCATCCTTTCACTTTATGGCGAAAAATAGCCGAGCAGTTGACCACAAAGGTGAATCGGCACCATAGCTATTCGCAAAGCATACTGGCGGGCAGCCTTTCCATTCTCATCATGATATTGCCTTGTTTGGTGCTATTGATTGCGTTAAAGCCTCTGGTATGGAAAGCGCCACTATATGAGTTAGCATTATTGCTGCTCGCGTTAGACTGGCGAAGTAGTGAAAGGTTAACCAAACAGCTCGTTAGCGCTATGTCCAATGAGGACAAACCTTTATGTCGCCAACGATTAAAACCGTACCTCAACCGTGATACAAACAGCCTTTCTCTGTTAGGAATAGGAAAAGCGGGAGCGGAAACGATCATTATGGGCTACGGCCGAAATGTCGTCTGTGTTCTGTTCTGGTATGCAGTTGCGGGTGGTATCGGGGCTTTTTTCTACAGACTTATCGCTGAGCTTGCACGTACCTGGTCACCAAGCCGAAAACAATACTCACCATTTGGCAAACCGGCCATTCAACTTCTCGCCGCACTTGAAATCATCCCATTACGCTTGTTCGCTCTGTTTATTGCATCAGGGAAGAGTTTGTCTGCTGTGATTAGCGGAATAAACCAACAAGCGCAATCCTGGCCGCTACCCGGACCAGCGTGGTTGCTGTGTAGTGTCGGGAACAAGTTACAACTCTCTTTGGGTGGCCCAGCTATTTACCAGGGAACAAGAGCAGAGCGAGCTAAAATAGGTGGGCGTATTGCGCCGTCTGCTATACATCTGGCGCAGATCCAAGCCCTCTTAGTCTGGCGTATTTTTGCTTGGATTGTTATCCAAAGCCTTCTTCTAGGACTGATTTATCAAGGATTATGA
- the mtnN gene encoding 5'-methylthioadenosine/S-adenosylhomocysteine nucleosidase has product MKVGIIGAMEQEVTILKEAMTNCQTVNKAGCTYFSGQINGVDVVLLQSGIGKVAAAVGTTILLDEYQPDVVINTGSAGGFDSSLNLGDVVISTEVRHHDADVTAFGYEIGQMAGQPAAFKADEKLMDLAEKALAKMENKHAVRGLICTGDAFVCTAERQAFIREHFPSVIAVEMEASAIAQTCHQFNTPFVVVRAISDVADKESPMSFEEFLPLAAKSSSEMVFKMLELVK; this is encoded by the coding sequence ATGAAAGTTGGTATCATCGGTGCGATGGAACAAGAAGTGACCATCCTGAAAGAAGCAATGACAAACTGCCAGACGGTTAACAAAGCAGGCTGTACGTATTTCTCTGGTCAAATTAACGGTGTAGATGTAGTACTTCTGCAATCGGGCATCGGTAAAGTAGCCGCTGCTGTGGGTACGACCATCTTACTTGATGAATACCAACCTGACGTTGTTATCAACACGGGCTCTGCTGGTGGTTTCGACTCCAGTCTGAACCTGGGTGATGTGGTCATCTCAACGGAAGTACGTCACCACGATGCAGATGTAACAGCATTCGGCTACGAAATAGGCCAAATGGCAGGCCAACCTGCAGCATTCAAAGCAGATGAAAAGCTGATGGATCTGGCAGAAAAAGCACTAGCCAAGATGGAAAACAAACACGCGGTACGCGGCCTTATTTGTACTGGTGATGCTTTCGTTTGTACCGCTGAGCGTCAAGCATTTATCCGCGAGCACTTCCCATCCGTGATCGCAGTAGAGATGGAAGCATCAGCAATTGCTCAAACTTGCCACCAGTTCAATACGCCATTTGTAGTGGTACGTGCCATTTCAGACGTAGCAGATAAAGAGTCACCAATGAGCTTCGAAGAGTTTTTACCGTTAGCGGCGAAAAGCTCTTCAGAAATGGTGTTCAAAATGCTAGAGCTAGTAAAGTAA
- the carA gene encoding glutamine-hydrolyzing carbamoyl-phosphate synthase small subunit, protein MGKLALLVLEDGTVFRGVSIGADGVSVGEVVFNTSMTGYQEILTDPSYSQQIVTLTYPHIGNTGTTSEDEESSSIHAQGLVIRDLPLIASNFRNEQSLSDYLKSQNIVGIADIDTRKLTRILREKGAQNGCIVAGDNLDEVLALAKAKEFPGLKGMDLAKEVTTKEAYQWKQGSWTLEGGLPEAKDDSELPYHVVAYDFGAKRNILRMLVDRGCRLTVVPAETSAEEVLALNPDGVFLSNGPGDPEPCTYAIEATKVFLEKGLPIFGICLGHQILALASGAQTVKMKFGHHGANHPVKDLDRNVVMITSQNHGFAADEATLPENLRATHVSLFDGSLQGIHRTDKPAFSFQGHPEASPGPHDAAPLFDHFIELIKTHSA, encoded by the coding sequence TTGGGTAAATTAGCACTGTTAGTCCTAGAAGATGGGACAGTGTTCCGCGGAGTGTCCATTGGGGCAGATGGCGTATCCGTCGGTGAAGTCGTTTTCAATACCTCGATGACGGGGTATCAAGAAATCCTCACTGATCCTTCCTATTCTCAGCAAATCGTTACTCTTACTTATCCTCACATTGGCAATACCGGAACCACTTCCGAAGATGAAGAATCCTCTTCAATTCATGCACAAGGCCTTGTGATTCGCGATCTTCCTCTTATCGCTTCTAACTTCCGTAATGAGCAATCTCTTTCTGATTACCTTAAATCACAAAACATTGTTGGTATTGCCGACATTGATACGCGCAAACTGACTCGTATCTTGCGTGAAAAAGGGGCGCAGAATGGTTGTATCGTCGCTGGTGACAACTTAGATGAAGTTTTGGCATTAGCAAAAGCAAAAGAATTCCCTGGCTTAAAAGGAATGGACCTTGCGAAAGAAGTTACAACAAAAGAAGCGTATCAATGGAAACAAGGCTCGTGGACGCTTGAGGGTGGACTTCCGGAAGCGAAAGATGACAGCGAGCTGCCGTACCATGTCGTTGCATACGACTTCGGAGCGAAGCGAAACATCCTACGCATGTTGGTTGACCGAGGATGCCGCTTAACGGTTGTACCTGCTGAAACTTCAGCAGAAGAAGTGCTGGCTCTTAACCCAGATGGCGTTTTCCTATCAAACGGCCCTGGCGACCCAGAACCATGTACTTACGCGATTGAAGCAACAAAAGTGTTCCTAGAAAAAGGTCTACCTATTTTTGGTATCTGTCTAGGTCACCAAATCTTGGCGCTAGCGTCTGGTGCACAAACGGTGAAAATGAAGTTTGGTCACCACGGTGCGAACCACCCAGTTAAAGATTTAGATCGTAACGTTGTAATGATTACCTCTCAAAACCACGGTTTTGCAGCGGATGAAGCAACGCTACCGGAAAACCTACGTGCAACTCACGTATCTCTATTTGATGGCTCTCTGCAGGGTATCCACCGCACAGATAAGCCAGCATTTAGCTTCCAGGGTCACCCAGAAGCGAGCCCAGGTCCACACGACGCGGCACCGCTTTTTGACCACTTTATCGAACTAATCAAAACACACAGCGCTTAA
- a CDS encoding TRIC cation channel family protein: MDSMLLYMIDLFGTAIFAISGVLLAGRLKMDPFGVIVLGSVTAIGGGTIRDMALGATPVFWVTDTTYLWVIFITCLLTMLIVRRPKRLSWWVLPVCDAIGLAVFVGIGVEKALAYNASGMVAVIMGVITGCGGGIIRDVLAREVPMVLRSEVYATACIIGGIFHTTAVAMGYDHSTALIACVSSTLIIRLGAIRWHLSLPTFALTK, from the coding sequence ATGGACTCCATGCTGCTTTACATGATCGACTTATTCGGCACTGCCATATTCGCCATTTCAGGTGTATTACTGGCTGGCCGGTTAAAGATGGACCCATTCGGCGTGATTGTGCTCGGTAGCGTCACCGCTATTGGTGGTGGAACAATCCGAGATATGGCACTGGGTGCCACACCTGTATTTTGGGTCACTGACACGACCTACCTCTGGGTTATCTTTATCACCTGTCTATTGACCATGCTGATAGTCCGTCGTCCCAAACGCCTTTCTTGGTGGGTTTTGCCCGTTTGTGATGCCATTGGTCTTGCTGTATTCGTCGGTATCGGAGTAGAAAAAGCCCTGGCTTATAATGCTTCAGGCATGGTCGCTGTGATTATGGGCGTGATAACTGGGTGTGGTGGCGGCATCATACGTGATGTACTGGCGCGAGAGGTCCCGATGGTACTGAGAAGTGAAGTGTATGCAACAGCCTGTATTATCGGTGGGATATTCCATACCACCGCTGTTGCAATGGGCTATGACCACTCAACAGCGCTGATCGCTTGCGTTAGCTCAACGTTGATTATTCGTCTTGGCGCGATCCGCTGGCATTTGTCGTTGCCGACATTTGCTTTAACTAAATAA
- the carB gene encoding carbamoyl-phosphate synthase large subunit, giving the protein MPKRTDIQSILILGAGPIVIGQACEFDYSGAQACKALREEGYRVILVNSNPATIMTDPEMADATYIEPIQWEVVRKIIEKERPDAVLPTMGGQTALNCALDLEKHGVLAEFGVEMIGATADAIDKAEDRSRFDKAMKSIGLECPRADTAKTMEEAYAVLDMVGFPCIIRPSFTMGGTGGGIAYNKEEFEEICRRGLDLSPTNELLIDESLIGWKEYEMEVVRDKADNCIIVCSIENFDPMGIHTGDSITVAPAQTLTDKEYQLMRNASLAVLREIGVETGGSNVQFGINPKDGRMVIIEMNPRVSRSSALASKATGFPIAKIAAKLAVGFTLDELQNDITGGATPASFEPTIDYVVTKIPRFNFEKFAGANDRLTTQMKSVGEVMAIGRNQQESLHKALRGLEVGATGFDEMVDLEAPDALTKIRHELKEAGAERIWYIADAFRAGMSVDGVFNLTQIDRWFLVQIEELVKLEAEVKAGGYAGLTKDVLRQLKRKGFSDARLSKLLGVAESEIRRAREQFDIHPVYKRVDTCAAEFSSDTAYMYSSYDEECEANPTDKDKIMVLGGGPNRIGQGIEFDYCCVHASLALREDGYETIMVNCNPETVSTDYDTSDRLYFEPVTLEDVLSIARVEKPKGVIVQYGGQTPLKLARALEAAGVPIIGTSPDAIDRAEDRERFQAAVDRLGLLQPENATVTTMEQAVEKSKEIGFPLVVRPSYVLGGRAMEIVYDEQDLRRYFNEAVSVSNESPVLLDRFLDDATEVDIDAICDGERVVIGGIMEHIEQAGVHSGDSACSLPAYTLSQEIQDKMREQVEKLAFELGVRGLMNTQFAVKGNDVYLIEVNPRAARTVPFVSKATGAPLAKIAARVMAGQSLESQGFTKEIIPPYYSVKEVVLPFNKFPGVDPLLGPEMRSTGEVMGVGATFAEAYAKAELGCGSVYPEGGRALLSVREGDKERVVDLASKLVKLGYQLDATHGTAVILGEAGINPRLVNKVHEGRPHILDRIKNNEYTYIVNTAAGRQAIEDSKVLRRGALAEKVNYTTTLNAAFATCMSHTADAKASVTSVQELHAKVKASLEA; this is encoded by the coding sequence ATGCCAAAACGTACTGACATTCAAAGTATTCTAATTCTTGGTGCTGGTCCGATTGTTATCGGTCAGGCATGTGAGTTTGACTACTCTGGCGCACAAGCGTGTAAAGCTCTTCGAGAAGAAGGCTACCGAGTTATTCTAGTTAACTCTAACCCAGCAACCATCATGACTGACCCAGAGATGGCTGATGCGACTTACATCGAGCCAATCCAATGGGAAGTGGTACGCAAGATCATCGAAAAAGAGCGTCCTGATGCGGTTCTACCGACAATGGGTGGTCAGACTGCACTTAACTGTGCTCTCGATCTAGAGAAGCACGGCGTTCTTGCAGAGTTCGGCGTAGAAATGATTGGTGCAACGGCTGACGCGATTGATAAAGCGGAAGACCGTTCTCGCTTTGATAAAGCAATGAAGTCTATCGGCCTTGAGTGTCCACGTGCTGATACCGCTAAAACCATGGAAGAAGCTTATGCCGTTCTCGATATGGTTGGCTTCCCTTGTATCATCCGTCCATCATTTACGATGGGTGGTACGGGTGGCGGTATCGCGTACAACAAAGAAGAATTCGAAGAAATCTGTCGTCGTGGTCTGGATCTTTCTCCGACCAACGAACTGCTTATCGATGAATCTCTAATCGGTTGGAAAGAGTACGAAATGGAAGTAGTTCGCGACAAAGCGGACAACTGTATCATCGTATGTTCAATCGAGAACTTTGACCCAATGGGGATCCACACGGGTGACTCAATCACAGTAGCACCAGCACAAACACTGACTGACAAAGAATACCAGCTAATGCGTAACGCATCGCTAGCAGTTCTGCGTGAAATCGGTGTTGAGACAGGCGGTTCAAACGTACAGTTTGGTATCAACCCGAAAGATGGCCGTATGGTTATCATCGAGATGAACCCACGTGTATCTCGTTCTTCTGCTCTAGCGTCAAAAGCAACAGGTTTCCCAATTGCTAAGATTGCAGCGAAACTGGCGGTTGGCTTTACTTTAGACGAGCTACAAAACGACATCACTGGTGGTGCAACTCCAGCATCATTCGAACCAACAATCGACTACGTAGTCACTAAGATTCCTCGTTTTAACTTCGAGAAATTTGCGGGTGCTAACGACCGTCTGACAACACAGATGAAGTCAGTTGGTGAAGTAATGGCGATTGGTCGTAACCAACAAGAATCTCTTCACAAAGCACTACGTGGCCTAGAAGTTGGCGCGACTGGTTTTGACGAGATGGTTGACCTAGAAGCGCCAGATGCACTGACTAAGATTCGTCACGAGCTGAAAGAAGCTGGTGCTGAGCGTATCTGGTACATCGCAGACGCATTCCGTGCAGGTATGTCAGTCGATGGCGTATTTAACCTAACGCAAATTGATCGCTGGTTCCTGGTTCAAATTGAAGAACTAGTGAAACTAGAAGCAGAAGTGAAAGCGGGCGGTTATGCTGGCTTGACCAAAGACGTTCTTCGTCAACTTAAGCGCAAAGGCTTCTCTGATGCTCGCCTGTCTAAACTACTTGGTGTTGCTGAAAGCGAAATTCGTCGCGCTCGTGAACAGTTCGACATTCACCCGGTTTACAAACGTGTGGATACGTGTGCAGCAGAATTCTCTTCTGACACGGCTTACATGTACTCATCTTACGATGAAGAGTGTGAAGCAAACCCAACAGACAAAGACAAAATCATGGTTCTTGGCGGTGGTCCAAACCGTATCGGCCAGGGTATTGAATTTGACTACTGTTGTGTACACGCGTCACTGGCACTTCGTGAAGACGGTTACGAAACCATTATGGTTAACTGTAACCCTGAGACCGTTTCAACGGACTACGATACGTCTGACCGTTTGTACTTCGAACCAGTAACGCTGGAAGACGTACTGTCTATCGCTCGCGTTGAGAAGCCAAAAGGTGTGATTGTTCAGTACGGTGGTCAAACACCACTTAAACTGGCTCGTGCACTAGAAGCGGCTGGCGTGCCTATCATTGGTACTAGCCCAGATGCTATCGACCGTGCGGAAGACCGTGAGCGCTTCCAGGCAGCAGTTGACCGTCTAGGTCTGCTTCAGCCAGAAAACGCGACAGTAACGACGATGGAGCAAGCGGTTGAGAAGTCTAAAGAAATCGGCTTCCCATTGGTTGTTCGTCCATCTTACGTACTTGGTGGCCGTGCGATGGAAATCGTATACGACGAGCAAGACTTACGTCGCTACTTCAACGAAGCGGTAAGCGTATCGAACGAGTCTCCAGTTCTACTAGACCGTTTCCTTGATGACGCAACTGAAGTTGATATCGACGCTATCTGTGATGGTGAGCGTGTTGTTATCGGCGGTATCATGGAGCACATCGAGCAAGCAGGTGTTCACTCAGGTGACTCGGCATGTTCACTTCCAGCTTACACGCTAAGCCAGGAAATCCAGGATAAGATGCGTGAGCAAGTTGAGAAGTTAGCATTTGAACTAGGTGTACGCGGTCTGATGAACACGCAGTTTGCAGTGAAAGGCAACGACGTTTACCTAATCGAAGTTAACCCTCGTGCTGCTCGTACGGTACCATTCGTTTCGAAAGCGACAGGCGCACCACTAGCGAAAATCGCAGCACGTGTAATGGCGGGTCAGTCTCTGGAGTCGCAAGGCTTTACTAAAGAAATTATTCCTCCTTACTACTCAGTGAAAGAAGTGGTTCTGCCGTTCAACAAATTCCCTGGTGTTGACCCACTATTAGGCCCAGAAATGCGCTCAACAGGTGAAGTAATGGGTGTTGGTGCAACGTTTGCAGAAGCTTACGCAAAAGCAGAACTAGGCTGTGGCAGCGTTTACCCTGAAGGTGGCCGTGCGCTACTATCAGTACGTGAAGGCGATAAAGAGCGTGTTGTTGACTTAGCTTCTAAGCTAGTGAAACTAGGTTATCAGCTGGATGCGACACACGGTACTGCAGTGATTCTAGGCGAAGCAGGTATCAACCCACGTCTGGTAAACAAAGTACACGAAGGTCGTCCACACATTCTTGACCGTATCAAGAACAACGAATACACCTACATCGTAAACACGGCTGCTGGTCGTCAAGCGATTGAAGATTCGAAAGTTCTACGCCGCGGTGCATTGGCAGAGAAAGTGAACTACACTACGACACTGAACGCAGCGTTCGCTACATGTATGTCTCACACTGCAGATGCAAAAGCGTCAGTAACTTCTGTTCAAGAGCTACACGCTAAAGTGAAAGCAAGTCTAGAAGCGTAA
- a CDS encoding TSUP family transporter, which produces MDVSFELLAIMFFVASAAGFIDAMAGGGGLLTLPALLAAGVPPTNALATNKLQSSFGSFSASLYFVRNGIISLKEMRLAILCTFIGAATGAELVQLFDTSFLTSFIPILLVAISLYFLLAPQTKADSGKKPLSEAAFALSVGSCVGFYDGFFGPGTGSIFTVCFVVLGHFSLVDATARTKILNFTSNIAALMFFIIAGLPIWKLGLVMAAGQFLGARIGAKVVVTKGQKWIRPLVIMMSLLMAAKLLWQQHSDWIMSLL; this is translated from the coding sequence ATGGACGTTTCATTCGAACTATTAGCGATAATGTTTTTTGTCGCAAGCGCAGCTGGTTTTATTGATGCTATGGCCGGCGGCGGAGGACTACTAACGCTTCCAGCACTTTTAGCCGCTGGAGTTCCTCCTACTAACGCTTTAGCTACGAATAAACTGCAAAGTTCATTCGGTAGTTTTTCTGCCAGCTTGTATTTTGTTCGCAACGGCATCATCAGCCTTAAAGAGATGCGTCTTGCGATCTTGTGTACTTTTATCGGAGCTGCGACAGGGGCTGAGTTAGTTCAGCTATTTGATACGTCTTTTTTAACCAGTTTCATTCCGATACTTTTAGTAGCGATTTCTCTCTACTTTTTATTGGCACCACAGACCAAAGCTGACTCAGGAAAGAAACCATTATCCGAGGCCGCTTTCGCGCTGAGTGTTGGTAGCTGCGTTGGCTTTTATGATGGCTTTTTTGGTCCGGGTACTGGCTCGATTTTTACCGTCTGTTTTGTCGTGTTAGGTCATTTCTCATTAGTAGATGCAACTGCACGCACCAAAATTCTAAATTTTACTTCTAACATCGCGGCACTAATGTTTTTTATAATCGCTGGGCTACCAATTTGGAAGTTAGGATTAGTGATGGCTGCCGGACAATTTTTGGGAGCAAGGATCGGGGCAAAAGTGGTGGTAACTAAAGGCCAGAAATGGATTCGGCCTCTAGTTATTATGATGTCACTATTAATGGCGGCTAAGCTGCTTTGGCAACAACACTCAGACTGGATAATGAGTCTACTTTAA
- the btuF gene encoding vitamin B12 ABC transporter substrate-binding protein BtuF gives MSKIAVSISILFSSIVLANEPAQRVISLAPHATEIAYAAGLGDKLIAVSEMSDYPEQANKLEKVSNYQGIKLERIIALRPDLVIAWPSGNPAKELEKLAQFDVPIYYSTSSSLMDIANNIEQLSQYSENPHIGQKAADDFRTQLKAFKDKYNTEDKVRYFYQLSEKPIITVAGKNWPSEVFSFCGGENIFSSAGSPYPQVSIEQIITRQPDVIFTSRHAMSSDGMWSEWKNEVPALKNGHIWSLNADWINRPTPRTLNAITEVCDYFESVRQKR, from the coding sequence ATGTCTAAAATTGCCGTATCAATTTCAATTTTGTTTTCATCAATCGTACTGGCTAACGAGCCAGCGCAACGTGTAATTAGCTTAGCGCCACACGCAACCGAGATTGCCTATGCTGCTGGGTTGGGAGACAAATTAATCGCAGTAAGCGAAATGAGCGACTACCCTGAACAAGCGAATAAGCTGGAGAAAGTCTCTAATTACCAGGGAATAAAGCTAGAACGTATCATTGCGCTTCGTCCGGATTTGGTCATTGCCTGGCCTTCAGGTAATCCAGCCAAAGAATTAGAAAAACTCGCTCAGTTTGATGTACCCATTTATTACTCTACTTCCAGCTCACTGATGGACATCGCCAACAACATCGAACAATTGAGTCAGTACAGCGAAAATCCACACATAGGCCAGAAAGCCGCAGATGACTTTCGAACCCAGTTAAAAGCATTCAAAGACAAATACAACACCGAAGACAAGGTCCGCTATTTTTACCAGCTGAGTGAAAAACCTATCATCACGGTCGCAGGAAAGAACTGGCCGAGTGAAGTGTTTAGCTTTTGTGGCGGCGAAAATATATTTTCCAGTGCGGGCTCTCCCTACCCTCAGGTCAGCATCGAGCAAATCATCACTCGCCAACCAGACGTCATTTTTACTTCGCGTCATGCAATGAGTAGTGACGGGATGTGGTCTGAATGGAAGAATGAAGTGCCTGCTTTAAAGAATGGGCATATTTGGTCATTGAATGCTGACTGGATTAACCGCCCGACACCGAGAACACTTAACGCCATCACAGAAGTGTGTGATTACTTTGAAAGCGTACGCCAAAAACGCTAA
- a CDS encoding DUF1499 domain-containing protein — MKKVALLSIVLFSLTACSQGVPTMTDRSQTPCGNKPNCVSTQDTREEHYLEPFLLTESTTLDAIEQAALKLPGAKTAVKEGDYLRIECTSKIMRFVDDLELKISDDRLIVRSESRIGYSDFGVNRKRAKQLRAELYDAGLIK, encoded by the coding sequence ATGAAAAAAGTTGCTCTCCTTTCTATCGTTCTTTTCAGCTTAACCGCGTGCAGCCAAGGAGTTCCAACCATGACCGATCGCTCTCAAACACCATGTGGTAACAAGCCAAACTGCGTATCCACCCAAGACACTCGTGAAGAACACTACCTTGAACCTTTCCTGCTGACAGAGTCCACAACACTCGATGCGATTGAGCAAGCAGCTCTCAAACTACCGGGGGCAAAAACCGCGGTAAAAGAAGGCGATTACCTACGTATTGAATGTACGTCCAAAATCATGCGCTTTGTTGATGATCTTGAGCTAAAGATCAGTGACGATAGGCTCATCGTTCGCTCTGAATCGCGTATTGGATACTCCGATTTTGGCGTCAACAGAAAGCGTGCAAAACAATTACGGGCAGAACTCTATGACGCAGGGCTCATCAAATAG